A single genomic interval of Gossypium raimondii isolate GPD5lz chromosome 11, ASM2569854v1, whole genome shotgun sequence harbors:
- the LOC105803091 gene encoding uncharacterized protein LOC105803091: MDGQPGHENPLMSLNSGGSVNEFPYDYVDDTNPVLLTPTGRNRNQPSLQSLSQWIDCPKTPHSYVEFLTENLEKVPTADVLESIGSPIGGIHTVDGASEIQRELLHSNEGKAFSSGPDGYSLESEQWNLKLSAYPTEINNHEASASERFLRQHDRIPMSRISSSEYEFHAQLCVFQQNHASWMQKPKAEDGNVSHLQSKETISAPSFQSQPLYHAPKSRAAAIDRQRRLRIDESIKALQELLPSSSERGLGNALDDIIDYVKFLQLQVKELSRSRLGGEPTSNPFVFFEGYGHYVLHEQMINEPLEEMMAKLLEINPSAATQLLESRGLYMMPRALVDDFCTESHR; this comes from the exons ATGGATGGACAACCTGGTCATGAGAACCCCTTGATGTCACTGAATTCTGGTGGGAGTGTCAATGAGTTCCCGTATGACTATGTAGATGATACAAACCCAGTCTTACTTACGCCAACGGGAAGAAACAGGAACCAGCCTAGTCTCCAATCGTTATCTCAGTGGATTGATTGTCCCAAAACACCTCATAGTTATGTTGAATTTCTGACAGAAAATCTTGAAAAGGTTCCTACTGCTGATGTCTTAGAGAGCATTGGTTCTCCTATTGGTGGCATACATACTGTTGATGGGGCCTCCGAAATTCAAAGAGAGTTGCTGCATAGCAATGAAGGAAAGGCTTTCAGCTCTGGTCCAGATGGCTACTCCCTGGAGTCCGAGCAGTGGAATCTAAAGCTATCTGCTTACCCCACTGAAATCAACAATCATGAAGCTTCAGCAAGC GAAAGATTTTTGAGGCAACATGATAGAATACCTATGAGCAGAATTTCAAGCTCGGAATATGAGTTCCATGCACAG CTTTGTGTCTTTCAGCAAAATCATGCTTCCTGGATGCAAAAACCAAAAGCAGAGGATGGTAATGTTTCTCACCTTCAATCGAAAGAAACCATTTCTGCTCCCAGTTTCCAGTCCCAACCACTGTACCATGCACCCAAATCAAGAGCTGCTGCAATTGATCGT CAACGCAGGCTACGAATAGATGAAAGTATCAAGGCATTGCAGGAACTGCTTCCAAGTTCTTCTGAG CGTGGCCTAGGAAATGCACTGGATGATATTATTGACTATGTCAAGTTTCTGCAGTTGCAAGTCAAG GAATTAAGTCGAAGCAGATTGGGGGGTGAACCAACTTCtaatccttttgttttttttgag GGATATGGTCACTATGTTCTCCATGAACAGATGATAAATGAACCTCTTGAGGAGATGATGGCGAAGTTGCTAGAGATAAATCCATCAGCAGCAACTCAGCTGTTAGAGAGCAGAGGCCTTTACATGATGCCAAGGGCACTGGTTGATGACTTTTGCACCGAGTCACATAGATAG
- the LOC105803092 gene encoding LOW QUALITY PROTEIN: uncharacterized protein LOC105803092 (The sequence of the model RefSeq protein was modified relative to this genomic sequence to represent the inferred CDS: inserted 2 bases in 1 codon) — MADVFFTWVSAFRIVFSLLFLVATASVLLSLPIEKMVKGFLFWVKEDLGQWGPFVLALSYIPLTILXPASILTLGGGYLFGLSVGFMADSIGATLGATAAFILGRTIGKSYLISKLRNYPKFQAVANAIEISSFKMVFLLRLVPLLPFSLLNYLLSVTPVNLSVYVLASWLGMTPSIFGLAYIGTTIKDLSDVTHGWNEISTIHQVLMAIGFCASAILLIWITKGAKATLEKALAITNGKTERFFAPAMLPIVPESHSPMDAEKPLLITVDSSRERNQRQESSMSTHS, encoded by the exons ATGGCGGATGTTTTCTTTACCTGGGTTTCAGCTTTTAGAATCGTATTTTCTCTCCTTTTCCTCGTCGCCACCGCTTCCGTCCTCCTTTCCCTTCCCATCGAAAAG ATGGTGAAGGGTTTCCTGTTCTGGGTTAAGGAAGATCTTGGGCAATGGGGTCCATTTGTGCT GGCCTTATCGTATATTCCTCTCACGATCCT TCCTGCTTCGATTCTTACC CTAGGGGGAGGTTATCTGTTTGGGCTGTCAGTGGGGTTTATGGCTGATTCAATTGGTGCTACCCTAGGGGCTACCGCTGCATTCATCCTTGGCCGAACA ATAGGAAAATCATATTTGATCTCCAAGCTAAGGAATTACCCAAAGTTCCAGGCTGTTGCTAATGCAATCGAGATATCTAGTTTTAAG ATGGTTTTTCTGCTTCGGCTTGTTCCTTTATTGCCGTTCAGCTTGTTGAATTACTTACTTTCCGTGACTCCAGTTAATCTCAGTGTGTACGTGTTGGCATCTTGGTTAGGAATGACG CCTTCCATATTCGGCCTGGCATATATCGGGACTACAATAAAGGACCTTTCAGATGTCACACATGGATGGAATGAGATTTCTACAATTCATCAA GTTCTTATGGCAATCGGCTTTTGTGCATCCG CAATTCTGCTAATTTGGATTACTAAAGGTGCCAAGGCTACTTTGGAGAAAGCACTGGCTATCACCAATGGTAAAACGGAGAGATTCTTTGCCCCAGCAATGCTCCCGATAGTGCCAGAGTCTCACTCTCCCATGGATGCTGAGAAGCCTCTCTTAATTACAGTTGACTCGTCCAGGGAGAGAAACCAGAGACAAGAGTCTTCTATGTCGACTCATTCCTAA